The Candidatus Flexicrinis affinis genome has a segment encoding these proteins:
- a CDS encoding RNA polymerase sigma factor: MRTTHDTIRKVLHDEHGRVLAALIAALGDFALAEDVLQDAVVSALEHWPEGGIPRNPAAWITATARNRAIDRVRREQNFERKKATLHALEAMRGASEDPDMLTEDIPDERLKLMFTCCHPALSKEAQVALTLHTLGGLSASEIAAAFLVPVTTLQQRLVRAKRRIKDEGIPYAVPSPSDIPDRLDAVLSVLYLIFNAGYSAPEGESIVRPDLTTEAIRLAAVLNDLLAHERGLREDPEALGLWALMLLHDARRGARQSVDGQLVLLEDQNRSQWDHAQIGRGVAILDHAITLKRAGPYQIQAAIAALHAQSPDSASTDWAQIALLYGALHRLAPTPVVALNHAVAVAMSDGLEAGLDRIDALGNDGALDGYHLFHAARADLLRRLGWMPEARAAYLRALDLCTNAAERAFLLRRIAEVE; this comes from the coding sequence ATGCGGACGACTCACGACACCATTCGTAAGGTGCTGCACGACGAGCACGGGCGCGTCCTCGCCGCCTTGATCGCCGCGCTAGGGGACTTTGCGCTGGCTGAAGATGTGTTGCAGGACGCGGTCGTCTCGGCGCTCGAACACTGGCCGGAGGGCGGCATTCCGCGCAATCCGGCCGCGTGGATCACGGCGACGGCACGCAATCGCGCCATCGACCGCGTACGCCGCGAGCAGAACTTCGAGCGCAAGAAGGCGACCCTGCACGCGCTGGAGGCGATGCGCGGCGCATCGGAGGACCCGGACATGCTCACCGAGGACATCCCGGACGAGCGGCTCAAGCTGATGTTCACATGCTGTCACCCGGCGTTGAGCAAAGAGGCGCAGGTCGCGCTGACGCTGCACACGCTCGGCGGTTTGAGCGCGTCGGAGATCGCCGCCGCGTTCCTCGTGCCGGTGACGACTCTGCAGCAGCGATTGGTGCGCGCCAAGCGGCGCATCAAGGACGAGGGCATCCCATACGCTGTACCGTCGCCGTCCGACATCCCCGACCGCCTCGATGCGGTGCTGTCGGTGCTGTACCTGATCTTCAACGCGGGGTACAGCGCGCCTGAGGGCGAGTCGATCGTGCGGCCCGACCTGACGACCGAGGCGATCCGCCTGGCCGCCGTACTCAACGACCTGCTGGCGCACGAGCGCGGCCTGCGCGAAGACCCCGAGGCGCTCGGCCTATGGGCGTTGATGCTGCTGCACGACGCGCGGCGCGGGGCGCGCCAATCGGTCGACGGACAGCTCGTGCTGCTCGAGGATCAGAACCGGTCGCAGTGGGATCACGCGCAGATCGGCCGCGGCGTCGCCATCCTCGACCACGCGATTACGCTCAAGCGTGCCGGCCCGTACCAGATTCAGGCCGCCATCGCGGCGCTGCACGCACAGTCGCCGGACTCGGCCAGCACGGACTGGGCGCAGATCGCACTGCTGTACGGCGCGCTCCACCGCTTGGCCCCGACGCCAGTGGTCGCGCTAAATCACGCCGTTGCCGTCGCCATGAGCGACGGGTTGGAGGCCGGTCTCGACCGGATCGACGCGTTGGGAAACGACGGGGCGCTCGACGGCTATCACCTGTTCCACGCCGCCCGCGCCGACCTGCTGCGCCGGTTGGGGTGGATGCCGGAAGCCCGCGCCGCCTACCTGCGCGCGCTCGACCTGTGCACCAACGCCGCCGAACGCGCGTTCCTCCTACGCCGGATCGCGGAAGTTGAGTGA
- a CDS encoding PAS domain-containing protein produces MTDLYGIVYIFTLAGVLFSAGLAYFGWRQRHDAPVMYTYAVLSAGAALASLMYCIVWTTPSPELAYIAARIRFTSHAFIAVLFLMIVLQIEGVSVSKHRWWFGVLVVVPIIAMTALWTNDSHLLFFRSWERLPVGSLMIEIIEHGPAWHLHTGYSYLMILLVLILCVRGLLRKGQTRTTEYMLMLVTMLTLVVFNIPGGVLQGDQRVPILVPVSFVVADGIVGYALYRHIVSSLVPMALDAAFNSMEDPMLVINQDERVTAANPAAHRLAGVERGKLIGAKLCEVPGNVFAQLVQRSESTFEVEIPRAGHPATYDVRISPIEVSGRPRGTLMVLRDITQRAVANKRSMELRLEQEKVRMLERFIGDTSHDLRTPLTIMDTALYIAERTSDPVKRSQKLAEVSVQIHRVSRIIESLQFMTRLDSLQTMRISSISLQSAVQPLPDELDELIQVRGHTLIVDCDDAYIKADLELLRSAVHRLIENAAQYTPNGGTIRVEAGVVGESAVIAVSDNGTGISADKMPHIFDRFTKASPARTSTGAGLGLAIVRKIAELHCGLVDVSSEIGKGSTFLLLLPARLSTTTLTGSALLNA; encoded by the coding sequence ATGACTGACCTGTACGGTATCGTTTACATCTTCACCCTTGCCGGGGTGCTCTTCAGCGCCGGGCTGGCGTATTTTGGTTGGCGCCAACGCCACGACGCGCCGGTGATGTACACCTATGCCGTGCTGTCGGCGGGTGCCGCGCTGGCCAGCCTGATGTACTGCATCGTCTGGACGACGCCATCGCCCGAGCTCGCATATATCGCCGCGCGGATCCGCTTCACGAGCCACGCGTTCATCGCCGTGCTGTTCCTCATGATCGTGCTGCAGATCGAGGGCGTGTCGGTCAGCAAACACCGCTGGTGGTTTGGCGTGCTTGTGGTCGTGCCGATCATCGCAATGACCGCCTTGTGGACGAACGACAGCCACCTTTTGTTTTTCCGGTCGTGGGAACGACTGCCGGTCGGCTCATTGATGATCGAAATCATTGAGCATGGCCCGGCTTGGCACCTGCACACCGGCTACAGCTACCTGATGATCCTGTTGGTGCTCATCCTCTGCGTACGCGGGCTGCTGCGCAAGGGTCAAACGCGTACCACCGAATACATGCTGATGCTGGTCACGATGCTGACTCTAGTCGTGTTCAACATCCCCGGCGGCGTGCTGCAGGGCGATCAGCGCGTCCCGATTCTGGTGCCGGTCAGCTTCGTCGTCGCCGATGGGATCGTCGGCTATGCGCTCTATCGGCACATTGTGTCCAGCCTCGTGCCGATGGCGCTGGACGCGGCGTTCAACAGCATGGAAGACCCGATGCTGGTGATCAACCAGGACGAACGGGTTACCGCCGCCAATCCGGCGGCACATCGCCTCGCGGGCGTGGAGCGCGGCAAGCTGATTGGCGCCAAGCTGTGCGAAGTCCCGGGTAATGTGTTCGCTCAACTTGTGCAGCGCAGCGAATCGACGTTCGAAGTCGAAATCCCACGGGCCGGGCATCCCGCGACCTATGACGTGCGCATCTCGCCCATCGAGGTTTCCGGCAGGCCACGCGGTACGCTGATGGTCCTACGCGATATCACCCAGCGCGCGGTCGCCAACAAGCGCAGCATGGAACTGCGACTGGAGCAGGAAAAGGTCCGAATGCTGGAGCGCTTCATCGGCGACACCAGCCACGATCTGCGCACGCCGCTAACGATCATGGACACCGCGCTCTATATCGCAGAACGTACCAGCGACCCGGTCAAGCGCAGCCAGAAGCTCGCCGAGGTCAGCGTGCAAATCCACCGCGTCAGCCGAATCATCGAGTCGCTGCAGTTCATGACGCGACTCGACTCGCTGCAGACGATGCGCATATCCAGCATCTCGCTGCAGAGCGCAGTCCAACCGCTCCCTGACGAGCTTGACGAATTGATTCAGGTGCGCGGACACACACTGATCGTGGACTGTGATGACGCGTACATCAAAGCCGATCTCGAGCTGCTGCGCAGCGCGGTCCACCGGCTGATCGAGAACGCCGCGCAGTACACGCCCAACGGCGGGACGATTCGGGTAGAAGCGGGAGTCGTCGGCGAATCGGCCGTCATTGCCGTATCCGACAATGGGACCGGCATCTCCGCAGACAAAATGCCGCACATCTTCGACCGGTTCACAAAGGCGTCGCCGGCACGTACGTCGACGGGCGCTGGTCTCGGCCTCGCCATCGTCCGTAAGATCGCCGAACTGCACTGCGGATTGGTCGACGTGTCGAGCGAAATTGGCAAAGGCAGCACGTTCCTGCTGTTGCTGCCTGCACGGCTGTCAACGACAACCTTGACCGGTAGCGCACTGCTCAATGCCTGA
- a CDS encoding diguanylate cyclase, which yields MLAPIESQEAALGTIQTLIDAAGDEIEELSVVVGASAGVSYSPDHGITVAELLAAADRALYAAKRAGRGRARVAD from the coding sequence ATGCTCGCGCCAATCGAGTCACAAGAGGCTGCTCTCGGCACGATTCAAACCCTGATTGACGCCGCGGGCGACGAGATCGAGGAGCTTTCGGTCGTCGTAGGGGCAAGCGCTGGAGTGAGCTACAGCCCCGACCACGGAATCACTGTGGCAGAGCTGCTGGCAGCAGCGGATCGCGCGTTGTATGCCGCCAAACGTGCGGGGCGCGGGCGCGCGCGCGTGGCCGATTAA
- a CDS encoding PAS domain-containing protein, giving the protein MTDLYGIVYIFTLAGAIFSALVAWFAWPYRRDLTTIRTYSVLMALVSATCILYCILWTTPSDGVAWAAAHLRFTTQAIMPVVFLISVMQFDRGKWMLSPWHAAGIFAVPLIVIASVWSNEYHQLFAQSWRLLGIGMLRYDQVVHGPGWHLHTLYSYTMIGAALLIGLRGSLRQNEPHAVEYLLIVLTVLTIVIVNLPVGILLLNTWTTNLLAISLVAAGTVYGYALHRYRRSGFVPIALEYVYNTMRDPVLVLNADRRVVSANPAALHLFGPATSAVKGYQLEAACARLVESAEAVPGRDVEVTFQINGQPMTFDIQVQPITDAGSRPAVLVVMRDITQRIVAVRQSFELSLETEKVRLLERFISDTSHDLRTPLTIMQTAAYLAQRADDPAKRAARLEEIVSQIGRITRIIDTLHLMTRLDTLGAAAVSAVPLKQTVVPLTSELEDLIRARGHTLVTECSDATVRGDPELLRIALHHLIGNAALYTPPGGRIEIRCLPTDDHAVITVTDNGVGIAADNLRLVFERLAKGDAARSSLGAGLGLSIVRKVAELHGGTIDVFSTPGAGSTFTLKLPLYHSPAGAVSSGSRLM; this is encoded by the coding sequence ATGACCGATTTGTACGGCATCGTCTACATATTCACCCTTGCCGGGGCGATCTTCTCTGCTTTGGTCGCGTGGTTCGCGTGGCCCTATCGCCGGGACCTGACGACGATTCGCACCTATTCAGTTCTCATGGCGCTTGTGAGCGCCACTTGTATCCTGTATTGCATCCTGTGGACGACGCCTTCCGACGGCGTGGCATGGGCTGCAGCGCACCTGCGCTTTACCACCCAAGCCATAATGCCGGTCGTCTTCCTCATCTCGGTCATGCAATTCGACCGCGGAAAATGGATGCTCAGCCCGTGGCATGCTGCCGGAATCTTTGCGGTACCCCTGATTGTTATTGCATCGGTATGGAGCAACGAATATCACCAGTTGTTCGCTCAATCGTGGCGATTGCTCGGCATCGGAATGCTGCGCTACGATCAGGTCGTGCACGGCCCGGGCTGGCACCTTCACACGTTGTACAGCTATACAATGATCGGTGCTGCACTGCTGATCGGCCTGCGCGGCTCGCTTCGCCAAAATGAACCGCACGCCGTCGAATACCTCTTGATTGTCCTGACGGTTCTGACCATCGTGATCGTCAACCTGCCGGTGGGCATATTGCTCCTCAACACGTGGACCACCAACCTGCTGGCGATCAGTCTCGTGGCGGCAGGCACAGTCTACGGATATGCCCTGCACCGCTATCGCCGATCCGGTTTCGTGCCGATCGCGCTTGAATACGTGTATAACACCATGCGCGATCCGGTTCTCGTGCTCAATGCCGACCGGCGGGTCGTTTCGGCCAATCCGGCGGCTTTGCATTTGTTTGGCCCGGCGACGAGTGCGGTCAAGGGCTATCAGCTCGAAGCCGCGTGCGCTAGACTTGTCGAAAGTGCCGAGGCCGTACCGGGTCGCGATGTCGAAGTGACCTTCCAGATCAATGGTCAGCCGATGACCTTCGACATTCAGGTTCAGCCCATCACCGACGCCGGATCGCGACCCGCGGTGCTGGTGGTCATGCGTGACATCACCCAACGCATCGTCGCCGTGCGCCAATCGTTCGAGCTGAGCTTGGAAACCGAGAAGGTGCGGTTGTTGGAGCGTTTCATCTCCGACACCAGTCACGACCTGCGCACGCCCCTCACCATCATGCAGACTGCCGCCTACCTCGCGCAGCGGGCCGATGACCCTGCCAAGCGTGCCGCAAGGCTTGAGGAGATCGTGTCGCAGATCGGCCGCATTACCCGCATTATCGACACGCTGCATCTGATGACCCGCCTCGACACGCTTGGAGCCGCGGCTGTCTCCGCCGTTCCGCTGAAGCAAACCGTCGTTCCGCTGACGAGCGAACTAGAAGACCTGATACGTGCGCGCGGTCATACGCTCGTAACTGAATGTTCGGATGCCACCGTCCGCGGCGATCCCGAGCTGCTACGAATCGCTCTGCACCACCTGATCGGAAACGCGGCGCTGTATACACCGCCGGGCGGACGTATTGAGATTCGATGTCTGCCAACCGACGATCATGCCGTCATCACCGTGACCGACAACGGCGTCGGAATCGCTGCGGACAACCTGCGCCTCGTCTTCGAACGGCTCGCCAAGGGTGATGCCGCGCGATCATCTCTTGGCGCTGGCCTCGGTCTCAGTATCGTACGCAAGGTCGCCGAGCTGCACGGAGGTACGATCGACGTCTTCAGTACGCCGGGGGCAGGCAGCACGTTCACCCTTAAGCTGCCGTTGTACCACTCACCTGCCGGCGCCGTGTCAAGCGGGTCGAGACTCATGTAG
- a CDS encoding GGDEF domain-containing protein, with protein MAALAGIGTVLVGALVAVITGQVARAQLTATVGTALVSTAQQIADLLDREMYERWRDVEFTAGLRRMNDPKSSVEDRRDLLNELKGTYRYYSWIGFTDTTGTIIAGSDGLLEGESVAARPWFIGGLTGMFVGDVRDAVLLARVLEVDPNTPLRFVDFAVPVKAPDGTLLGVLGAHLSWEWARDLTSSFRVDNGSDSVLRDLDVMIVNRDGRLLMSLDDVGAGAVETLPVVDPELYAPRLANDNPTYWLSEWPDGVRYAVAAVSDTGYEAYPGLGWTVVVRQTESIALAPASLIQAPILLVGLAAGVVVAALVWVATGRLMRSLLQVVQAAELAASGVNLTDLPVHSRLAEVSQLSSALTHMMHELEGRKHASSHDFLTGLANRAAFESALQETLTRGVQVQIAVAIVDLDSFKPVNDKFGHAAGDAVLRVLARRFADAVRGHGLLARLGWRRVRRDARANRVTRGCSRHDSNPD; from the coding sequence TTGGCGGCGCTCGCCGGCATCGGCACCGTGCTTGTCGGCGCGCTAGTGGCCGTGATCACCGGGCAGGTCGCCCGTGCGCAGCTGACCGCCACCGTTGGCACCGCGCTGGTCTCGACCGCGCAGCAAATCGCCGACCTGCTCGACCGTGAAATGTACGAGCGCTGGCGCGATGTCGAATTCACGGCGGGGCTTCGGCGTATGAACGATCCGAAGTCGTCAGTAGAGGATCGTCGGGATCTGCTAAACGAGCTCAAGGGTACGTATCGCTACTACTCGTGGATCGGGTTCACAGACACGACTGGGACGATCATCGCCGGCTCGGATGGACTTCTGGAGGGCGAGTCGGTCGCGGCGCGTCCGTGGTTCATCGGCGGTCTGACAGGTATGTTCGTGGGCGACGTACGCGATGCAGTCCTGTTGGCGCGCGTTCTCGAAGTCGATCCGAACACGCCACTGCGGTTTGTCGACTTCGCCGTGCCGGTCAAAGCGCCGGATGGCACGCTGTTGGGCGTACTGGGCGCGCACTTGAGCTGGGAATGGGCGCGTGACCTGACGTCGTCGTTCCGGGTAGACAACGGCAGTGACAGCGTGCTGCGCGATCTCGATGTGATGATCGTCAATCGGGACGGCCGCTTGCTGATGAGTTTGGATGACGTGGGCGCGGGTGCCGTAGAGACCCTGCCGGTCGTGGATCCCGAACTATATGCGCCGCGACTCGCCAACGACAATCCGACCTATTGGCTGTCTGAGTGGCCGGATGGAGTCCGCTATGCGGTCGCCGCGGTCAGCGACACCGGATATGAGGCGTATCCTGGGCTTGGCTGGACGGTCGTAGTGCGACAGACCGAATCGATTGCGCTGGCGCCAGCCTCGCTCATTCAGGCGCCCATTTTGCTTGTCGGGCTCGCCGCGGGCGTCGTCGTCGCAGCGCTGGTGTGGGTCGCGACAGGCCGACTAATGCGGTCGCTCTTACAAGTCGTACAGGCTGCGGAGCTCGCCGCTTCCGGCGTAAACCTGACCGATCTGCCGGTACACTCGCGGCTCGCTGAAGTGAGCCAGCTCAGCAGCGCCCTGACGCACATGATGCATGAGCTTGAGGGTCGCAAGCATGCAAGCAGCCACGACTTCCTGACCGGTCTCGCCAATCGTGCCGCGTTCGAAAGTGCGCTTCAGGAAACGCTCACCCGCGGCGTTCAGGTACAGATCGCCGTGGCAATCGTTGACCTAGACTCCTTCAAACCTGTCAACGACAAGTTCGGCCATGCGGCCGGCGACGCCGTGCTGCGTGTCCTCGCGCGCCGCTTTGCCGACGCCGTCCGCGGGCACGGCCTGCTCGCCCGGCTAGGGTGGCGACGAGTTCGCCGTGATGCTCGCGCCAATCGAGTCACAAGAGGCTGCTCTCGGCACGATTCAAACCCTGATTGA
- a CDS encoding YciI family protein: protein MKYIALIYGEDRPNMTEAEQQAEMQEYYAFNAKARARGVNMTGEALYPVATAKTVRVRDGKVLTTDGPFAETKEALGGYYVIEANTIEEACEVAAMIPGAKHGSVEVRPIVEF from the coding sequence ATGAAGTACATCGCGCTGATCTACGGCGAAGACCGGCCCAACATGACCGAGGCGGAGCAGCAAGCGGAGATGCAGGAGTACTATGCGTTCAACGCCAAAGCCCGCGCACGCGGGGTCAATATGACCGGCGAGGCGCTGTACCCGGTGGCGACCGCCAAGACCGTGCGTGTCCGCGACGGCAAGGTGCTGACCACCGACGGCCCGTTCGCCGAGACGAAGGAGGCGCTGGGCGGGTACTATGTCATCGAGGCGAACACGATCGAAGAGGCGTGCGAGGTCGCGGCGATGATCCCCGGTGCGAAACACGGCAGCGTCGAGGTTCGCCCGATCGTCGAGTTCTAG
- a CDS encoding YcaQ family DNA glycosylase, whose amino-acid sequence MLTVDRITARRFILGKQGLWPGRRWRGTDGTEQAMRDIEYLQLDPLQVIARSQDIALHSRVFDYAPEQWQDAAYGQRQFFDWGGWLATRPMSDLPYWRVVMQRERDGHPDCDNRVRKMGVEHAEAIAEVRELLRERGTLTNRDFDASARKKTQSYRGRKDSALALYYLWRVGEVMTHHREGFERVYALAEAVAPAHYLHERDPAEVDRFLIKKDISFEGISRLSRTADSYFRGVPFSQKKPIVDDLLTTGDITEVKVEGLKPTYYVLAEDVELIEAVAAGRIPQSWEPIETTTQEEVSFLAPLDPTIARGRAKELFGFDYVWEVYKPADKRIYGYYTLPILWGDNLVARFDSRFDRAADTFTILGFWLEDDGLASNDAFVEALARGFSRFVAFLGAAKFDSSAIVDPVLRRRLGSQRPRQRS is encoded by the coding sequence ATGCTGACCGTCGATCGGATCACGGCACGGCGGTTCATTCTCGGCAAGCAGGGCCTATGGCCCGGGCGGCGCTGGCGCGGGACTGACGGCACCGAGCAGGCCATGCGCGATATCGAATACCTTCAGCTTGACCCGCTGCAGGTCATCGCGCGCAGTCAGGACATTGCGCTGCACAGCCGCGTGTTCGATTACGCGCCGGAACAGTGGCAAGATGCGGCGTACGGCCAGCGCCAGTTCTTCGACTGGGGCGGTTGGTTGGCGACCCGGCCGATGAGCGACCTGCCGTATTGGCGGGTCGTCATGCAGCGCGAACGCGACGGCCATCCCGACTGCGACAATCGGGTTCGCAAGATGGGCGTGGAACACGCGGAGGCCATCGCCGAAGTGCGCGAGCTGTTGCGAGAGCGCGGCACATTGACCAACCGTGACTTCGACGCATCGGCGCGCAAGAAGACCCAGAGCTATCGCGGGCGCAAAGACAGCGCGTTGGCGTTGTATTACCTGTGGCGCGTCGGCGAAGTGATGACGCACCACCGCGAGGGATTCGAGCGCGTATATGCGCTGGCTGAGGCGGTCGCACCGGCCCACTATCTGCACGAACGCGACCCCGCCGAAGTCGACCGCTTTCTGATCAAGAAGGACATCAGCTTCGAGGGTATCTCACGGCTGAGCCGGACGGCAGACTCGTACTTCCGCGGGGTCCCGTTCAGCCAGAAGAAGCCGATCGTCGACGACCTGCTGACCACCGGAGACATCACGGAGGTCAAGGTCGAAGGCTTGAAGCCCACGTACTACGTGCTTGCCGAAGATGTCGAACTCATCGAAGCGGTAGCGGCAGGACGCATCCCGCAGTCGTGGGAACCGATCGAGACGACCACGCAGGAGGAAGTCTCGTTTCTGGCGCCGCTCGACCCGACAATTGCGCGTGGGCGCGCCAAGGAGTTGTTCGGTTTTGACTATGTGTGGGAGGTGTACAAGCCGGCCGACAAGCGCATCTACGGCTACTACACGCTGCCGATCCTGTGGGGTGACAACCTCGTCGCGCGGTTCGACAGCAGGTTCGATCGTGCCGCTGACACGTTTACCATCCTCGGTTTCTGGTTGGAGGACGACGGTCTCGCCAGCAACGACGCGTTCGTCGAAGCGTTAGCGCGCGGATTTTCGCGCTTTGTGGCGTTCCTCGGCGCGGCCAAGTTCGATAGCAGCGCGATTGTCGATCCGGTGCTGCGTCGCCGCCTCGGGAGTCAACGCCCACGCCAACGCTCGTAA
- a CDS encoding alpha-galactosidase, which translates to MPTDQQPDSWVLHTENTTYAVGLNAAGQLVTRYWGRRLDRVEDIPPAQDLGRWASFSDRGTLNQLEYPAYAGPNYVEPALKITQPDGVRDTVLKFESADCEEGLLEVVFRDVHYPLKVSINYWAHFGFDLIERWVEVRNEGDEPMVIERAYSAVWNVPRGPQYRLRHLTGKWLDEWQMQSERLTPGVKLLESRRLTTSHHHNPWWSLDVDADEEHGDVWFGTLLWSGNWATRAEVTGFYATRVATGINDWDFAYRLDSGRSFETAHAWGGYTSKGYTGASHCLHDHAGEYLMPDRDRRWDHPKPVLFNSWEVSTFDVDTESQTRYAEIAADLGVELFVMDDGWFKGRTIDKAGLGDWTPDPVKFPDGLSPLAERVKALGMTFGLWIEPEMVNPDSDLYRNHPDWIIHFPTRTPSEMRDQYILNLARLDVQDYLIAELDTLLKSADIRFIKWDMNRNVSEPGWPDAPGDPREIWVEYVKGLYRVLEQLGWRHPNIVWQSCSGGGGRADYGILKYAEQIWISDNTMPTRRLPMQVNYLHAFPASTMEAWVTDMGDPIVPLSFRLHVSMFGVFGIGADITKWGDAEKDMARTAIAQYKQIRHIVHNGRVYRLQTPEGYTALNFVDYDTQHLPSEAVIFAFRTHIPDPAVPLTVYPRGLEPDRLYTLETLELPHADTGGHGFDSDLRAALDLREGVRTGAGWMYGGIPLLLGNFDSRVLRLKAVEEGNSE; encoded by the coding sequence ATGCCGACCGATCAACAGCCCGACTCGTGGGTGCTGCACACGGAAAATACAACCTACGCGGTCGGCCTGAACGCCGCCGGCCAGCTCGTGACGCGCTATTGGGGCCGCCGACTCGACCGGGTCGAGGACATCCCGCCTGCGCAAGACCTCGGCCGGTGGGCGAGCTTCAGCGACCGCGGTACGCTGAATCAGCTCGAATACCCGGCCTACGCCGGCCCGAATTACGTCGAGCCTGCGCTCAAGATCACCCAGCCGGATGGCGTGCGCGATACCGTGCTGAAGTTCGAGTCAGCAGACTGCGAGGAAGGCCTACTTGAAGTCGTATTTAGGGACGTCCACTACCCGCTAAAGGTGAGCATCAATTACTGGGCACATTTCGGCTTCGATCTGATCGAACGATGGGTCGAGGTTCGCAACGAGGGCGACGAGCCGATGGTGATCGAACGGGCGTATTCGGCGGTCTGGAACGTCCCGCGCGGGCCGCAGTACCGTCTGCGCCACTTGACCGGCAAGTGGCTTGACGAGTGGCAGATGCAGTCCGAACGCCTCACGCCAGGTGTCAAGCTGCTGGAAAGCCGCCGGCTCACCACCAGCCATCATCACAACCCGTGGTGGTCGCTCGATGTCGACGCTGACGAGGAGCACGGCGACGTGTGGTTTGGCACGCTCTTGTGGTCTGGCAACTGGGCCACCCGCGCCGAGGTGACCGGATTCTACGCGACGCGCGTCGCGACCGGAATCAACGACTGGGACTTCGCGTATCGGCTTGATTCGGGCCGTTCGTTTGAAACGGCGCACGCGTGGGGCGGGTACACGTCCAAGGGCTATACGGGTGCTAGCCACTGCCTGCATGATCATGCGGGCGAATACCTCATGCCAGATCGCGATCGGCGTTGGGATCACCCCAAACCCGTGTTGTTCAACAGTTGGGAGGTCTCGACGTTCGACGTCGACACTGAGTCGCAGACGCGTTATGCCGAGATTGCCGCCGACCTCGGTGTCGAGCTGTTCGTGATGGACGATGGGTGGTTCAAGGGGCGGACGATCGATAAGGCCGGCCTCGGCGACTGGACGCCCGACCCGGTCAAGTTCCCCGACGGTTTGTCGCCACTGGCCGAGCGCGTCAAGGCGCTGGGCATGACGTTCGGCCTGTGGATCGAGCCGGAGATGGTCAACCCGGACAGCGACCTGTATCGCAATCACCCGGATTGGATCATCCATTTTCCGACGCGTACACCGAGCGAAATGCGCGACCAGTACATCCTCAACCTCGCGCGTCTGGACGTGCAGGATTATCTGATTGCCGAACTCGACACGCTGCTGAAGAGCGCGGACATCCGGTTTATCAAGTGGGACATGAACCGCAACGTCAGCGAACCGGGCTGGCCGGATGCCCCGGGCGATCCGCGCGAGATTTGGGTCGAGTATGTCAAGGGGCTGTACCGCGTGTTGGAGCAGTTGGGGTGGCGCCACCCGAACATCGTGTGGCAGTCGTGCTCCGGAGGCGGCGGGCGCGCCGATTACGGCATCCTCAAGTACGCCGAACAGATCTGGATCAGCGACAACACCATGCCGACCCGCCGCCTGCCCATGCAGGTCAATTACCTGCACGCGTTCCCGGCCTCGACCATGGAAGCGTGGGTGACCGACATGGGCGATCCGATCGTGCCGCTGAGCTTCCGGCTGCACGTCAGCATGTTCGGGGTCTTCGGCATCGGCGCGGACATCACAAAGTGGGGCGATGCCGAGAAGGACATGGCGCGCACGGCCATCGCGCAGTACAAGCAGATCAGACACATCGTGCACAACGGCAGGGTCTATAGGCTCCAAACGCCCGAGGGCTATACGGCACTGAACTTCGTAGATTACGACACGCAGCATCTCCCTTCGGAAGCCGTGATCTTCGCCTTCCGCACGCATATCCCCGATCCGGCGGTACCGCTGACGGTGTATCCGCGCGGGCTGGAACCCGATCGGCTGTACACGCTGGAGACGCTCGAGCTGCCGCATGCGGACACCGGCGGCCATGGATTCGATTCCGACCTGCGCGCTGCACTCGACCTGCGAGAAGGCGTGCGCACCGGCGCGGGCTGGATGTACGGCGGCATTCCGCTGCTGCTCGGCAACTTCGACAGCCGAGTGCTGCGGCTTAAGGCCGTAGAGGAGGGAAATTCCGAGTGA